Proteins encoded by one window of Mycolicibacterium cosmeticum:
- a CDS encoding TetR/AcrR family transcriptional regulator codes for MARWEPGARERLVVAAVDLFTEQGYDRTTVAQIAERAGVTKSTFFRHFPDKRELLAAGQETLSRLLAEGIAEAPAGATPLEAVAAGLRRAAGAMGPANQEMGPRIRAAVAASAELQERDALKSVGLAAAMAGALAARGVPELPAHLAAEFGVLAFKRGFAQWTEQDHDTGPGLPGLTVAALDELRSATAELG; via the coding sequence ATGGCTCGCTGGGAACCGGGGGCGCGGGAACGACTGGTCGTGGCGGCCGTCGACCTATTCACCGAGCAGGGCTACGACCGGACCACCGTCGCGCAGATCGCCGAGCGGGCAGGCGTCACGAAGAGCACGTTCTTCCGGCACTTTCCGGACAAGCGCGAACTGCTGGCGGCTGGTCAGGAGACGCTGAGCCGGTTACTGGCCGAAGGCATCGCCGAAGCCCCGGCCGGCGCCACCCCACTGGAGGCGGTGGCCGCGGGCCTACGACGCGCAGCGGGCGCGATGGGTCCGGCGAATCAGGAGATGGGTCCACGGATCAGGGCGGCGGTGGCGGCCAGCGCCGAACTCCAGGAGCGCGATGCACTCAAGAGCGTCGGCCTGGCAGCGGCCATGGCCGGCGCGCTCGCCGCGCGCGGTGTGCCGGAATTGCCGGCGCACCTGGCCGCCGAATTCGGGGTGCTGGCCTTCAAGCGGGGCTTCGCGCAGTGGACCGAGCAGGACCACGACACCGGCCCGGGCCTGCCCGGCCTCACCGTGGCGGCGCTGGACGAGTTACGCAGCGCTACAGCCGAATTAGGCTGA